The genomic segment TGGGTGACTCAGAACTGTCTGCAGCTTAATCCTTAGGGACCTCCAGATGAGCAGTGACTCCTTGGGAGACTGCATACTCACTTTGAGGACTCGAGCCTCACACAGAGCATTTGGGTCAGGACGCCAGGCTCTGGGCATACAGAGCTATGTAGTCAACATGAGCTAAGCCTTTCTGTGACTACTGACCATCCATCTGGTTTGTTGCACTTGAATGGGAATGACCTTTGATGTTTCCCAAAAATCAAACATCAAGCCTAGCTTCAAACGTTCAGCTGCTGCAGCTGGCACTTGTGAAGGAAATTTAGAGTAACTCCCTGGGTCCCAGGTAAGTTCTGAGCTTGGGTGGCTTCATGGGAATAAGTATCCACTTGTTCCAAGGTGCACAAGTCCTTTCTTCAGGACACAATGTAATGAGATTGTGGGTGCATGTGCCCAGGAGAGAGGTGACCCTCAGTAACTACTGGACATTGGGGCTGGAAACAGTCAATCTGCGTGGCCTGCAGGCTAGGGGACAGGACAGCTGGGCAGGAGCGGCTGTCCTGCCACTGCGTGGAGTCCCCGGGGGCGTGAGCAGGGATCCAGGCACAGAACTGTCCTCTCCTCCTGGGCTGATGGCTGGTCTCCCGGGCAGGTGCAGCTGGAGGTTCAGAAGAAGTGGCAGCAGTGGCACCTCCGTGAGCTCCCACTGCACCCCATGGCCCTCAGCTCCTCCTTCAGCAACAGCACTAAGGCCAGCCACTTGGAGCAGAGCCAGGGCACCTGCAGGACCAGCATCATCTGAGAGGCTGGAGCAGGGCCACCTACGGACAGAGACCAAGACAGGTCCTGAGACGGCTGGGCACTGCTGCGGGACAGCGCGTCTTCCCAGCAGACACCCTATAATATACCCTGCTTCAGCTGTAGAAGCCCCTTCCCAGGTCTTGGACTCTTCCAAAGGGATGTGGGGCACTGTGGGGCAGGATAAGGGCCTGGGATTTGGTTTGTTTGCTCTTCTGGGAAGAGTTCAGGGGTCCCAGAAAGGGACAAGGAAATAAAGGGTGCCTGGGATGAGATTTGATCTGTATTTGTCCATCCTTTTGCCTTGACACAAGGTGAGGGTGTATGCTCTGGCCTGCTCCCAACCCCTTCCTGCAGGAGGAGGGCTCCTCGCTGGTCCCCCAGCTCAGTTACTCAGGAACAAGATTAGAAGGCCCAGTCAACACGAAATGTTTGCCCTCAGCAGATTCTGTCTGTCTCCTACTGTAACTCACCTGGTTAGTAGCTCTCACCCAAACCTTCAGGACAACAGCTAAAATAATAGGATGAAGTCACCATGGAGGCCACGGAAGCCCCAGGGCCCCCAGTCCCTTTTACTATCCCCAACAGGGTGTGAGGGGCACACCCCTGTTTTTCCTGCTCTTTCACACAGATGTCCTCAGCCTGAGGCAGACACAGCAGGAAATGGGGCATGATCGCATTTCATAGAAGACAGGTCCACTAAAGCCCTATGACTTGCCCAAGCTACTAAGCAAAGAGATGGCGGAAGTTCAGTCCAGGGCCTTTGACTTCAAATGCCCATGCTCCGAGGCTGTGTCTGTGCTCTCCCTGCTGCCCCTCCAAGCTCCTGGGGACTTCAGTCTCACCCTCCACTCTTGCTCTCGGTTCCTTTGAATATCTGCGCTCCCTGCCCCCATGTGAGGATGAAAAAGGACTCAATTTTTGAATGCTTCTACAAAACCAAACCTACTAGTGCTCAGGGGGTAGCGTTCTGGAGAGAAGTAGAGAAACTCCCCTCCGTGTCAAGGAAAAGGCATCCTGCTGGTGGGTGGGTCAGCTCTACTCCTGGCTTTGGGTGACGCTGGACAAGTGCATCCCTCTCTGGGCCCTGACTCCCCACTGCCATACATCCCCTCCCCGTGAAGAGACAAGGGGGTTACGCATCCCCTTTGAAACTTGTAGATTGCTCCAGGTTCCCATTTCCCAGGCTAAGATGCCGCCTGTGTGGTTGGTGAGCTCCGTACTCCATAAAACCGATCAATTCATGGAAACCTTTCTGGGATGATCTCCGTGGACTCTGGGCATCTTGGTAGTTCAACCTTAAAGTCCATGGCCTTACATCCTACAAAGCAGACTGCCTCATGACTCCATGCATCCTGggataagaattttaaaacatcacaATAGAGGTAGGTACAGGTGCTCAGCCCAGACCAGGAAAGGAACCTGGAGCAGTGACAAGAGCGGGACAGAGACCAAAAACCCATGCAATTGCTGGGAGCCAGAATTCACCAGgtgagggagggggaaggagtcTGTGTAGAAAGAAATGGGCTGAGGGCAATAACCTCACCTACTTCAATATCCTCACCTACTTCTGGGCAGAAAAAGGACTAGAAAGGGAGCACTTTCATGAACAGAAGTAAAGATGTGCTGGCAAGGATGGAAATCTCCACTGGTTCCTGGCCCCCTTCACCTCCATGCATCCCCAGCATGGGTGCTAATCATTACCCAGGCTCTCACTGCTCCCCCTCACCTCCTGTGGAGTCCAGCAGATCTAGATACCTGCTCTGTGAAATGtgttctgggattacaaatgGTGCCCTAAGGCTGTCTGACCCTCACAGAAGacagacacgtgcacacacgGGCCTTGAGGAGGGCTGTGTATTAGCAGTCAGGTGGGTCCTCCTGGGAGGGCTTGCTCAAGAACTCTTCTCAGAAAGAAACCCACCTTAAGGTAGGGCTCTGATAGGCAGAGCTCCCAGAGGGGACAGCCAGCTGCTAGAAGCTGGGCTTATCCAGGGTTTGTAAGGTTCAAACAAAGGGCAGGGAGGCAAACCGCGTCAAATGGTTTGAAAACCTACAGTGTGCAGGGCATTTTGAGGGAATCCTGAACTCTGCCTCTTTGGCACTGACCACCAAAGCTAAAGCCAGGGACACACATACAAAGGCCCTTTGAGCTGGTGGAAGACAGTCCTAGGCACTGATTGGACCCTTCGCTGGAAGAACGATCCATTCTTAATGACCCTGGGAGCCCCAGGGACTCTGCAGCCCCTATCCCAGCACGTGTCAATGAAACAGGCATGAACTATCCTTGGCTGTGCAGCTAGCTCAGGCACCAGTTACGCCGCTGCTTCCAACTCTGTTCCAGTCCGGGGAATTAAATTCAAGAaggagtttttaaatgtttttttcttcttctaaaatcAGCATCTGGCTAGGTCTGTGCAGCTGGTGGCCCTGAGGCGCCCTCCTGGCCTCTGGCCCTGCACATCAGCTGCAGAGGTCCCCCGGCCATTTCTGGCTGATCACCCACAAGTCACTGGCAAAGAGGCAGCCGTTTCAAGGTCcttgtcccacctcagccccaccagAGGCCACCTGTTAGAAAAGTCCCATCTTGACCACACTTTCTTGTAGAATCTGATGTCCCTGGAGGGGGCTAAAATTTCCATGGTCGTTCCCAGGGATGGGTGATGCTGTTGATGTGAAGGCCGCTGATGGCGttcaggaagaagaggaaggaggcagtgAATTCGCACCAAAACATCAGGGTGAAGCCGATGAGTGTGACTTGGTTCCTGAGGAGGATCACAAAACCCAAGAGTCCCCCGGAGGAGAGGACGAAAGAGACCAGGAGGAGGATGGAACCCAGGACCCACTTGCGCCGTGAGTATTTGTCCTCGCACACCTGGGACACCATGAGGAGCTCCAGGCCAAAAATGGCGGCCACCACGGCCAAGGCGCCCACGCTGCGCACCAGGCCCATGCCCACAGCCAACCCGGGCACGTGGGCCTGGCCCAGGTCTCTGAAGCACATGGGTGCACTCAGATTGGTGGTGATGCAGAAGTGCCAGAGCCCGAAGACGCGGTCCTCAGCCAGAAGCCAGTGCCCGTCACAAATGGAGACCGAGGACAGGACCACAGTCAGGGCCACACACGTGATGATGAGGGTCCGGATGAAGGATTCAAAGAAGGACCGGCGGGGCTGCCTTTGGCCCAAAGGCCTCCGGGCCTGGAAAATACCATAGGAAGCACCCTGTCAGCCACAGCCCTGCCATGCCCCCAGGAACCTCTGCAGGGAACACCCCTGCGCCCTCCTTCCCGCTTCCCACAGTCTTATTCTCTGCTCCGGTCTCCTGTGAAGCCCGGAACAGACCAGACCCACCATTTTTGGGGAACCCTTCCACCCTTCTAGACCTGTGAGCATTTGCCATCCAGTATTCACCAGGCACTAAGAGTTCCCTGAGCTTGCTTTCTTTCGTGATCTTAGAGTGGGTGAGAAGTCCAAACCGACCGACAAATCTGAGTCAGTTCTGAGTTCAGAAAACCTGTCATGCCTGCCTCCCATGACCTTGAGCATGCAGCCTGCCTCGGTTTCTTTGTATGAAAAACAAGAATACGGCCTGGCAGAGCTGCCAGGGTTGTACCAAGCACTGAGACATTAGCACATCAATACACGGTTCTGTTTCCCTCCATCTGCCCAGGACACACGATTTTGTCCTAACCTCCACCCACCTGATCATTCTGAGCTGTCCACGTGCAGCCCTGGACTCTAGGCTATCGCCTTGTTTTTCTTGGTACTGAAAGTGATGCTTGCACCTTGCCCTCAGACTTGTGCGGCCCGTACCCTATCCAGAGCTTGCCAACCCCATTGTCTGTTCCTGCAGCGTCTGGGCATGGGAAGGCCATTGCAGCTCTCCTCCGCTTCCGGTTCAGCCCTGGAAGGAGGTGCCCCCACCCCGGTCTCCTGGCAAGCCAGGCTAGGTGTCCAGTGAGGTGTCTCATCTCACAGTTCAAGGTTACCACCCGGGCACTGCACCCAAGCCCTGACCCAGAAAGCAAATGAAAGACTTCAGGAACTCTTTACACTGCCCACAAGCCCCTCACAATCCGCTCCGCCTCCCCACCCAACCTCAACTCCCTGCacactcccctctccccatgtcTAGAACTTTCTTTCCTCAGATGACTGGCTCTTCAGCCTGTAGAGGCTCTTCCGCAGCTCCTGCCACCCCGCCAGGGCAACACCTCTTCTCCATTCTTCATGTCTCAGCTTAAAGTCTACTCCACTGGGAGCGCTTTCCTGCCCCCTCAACCCAGAGTCAGGCCCCTCCTGGTATTTCTGTGTCAGGCACCTGTTCAAATTCTTCACCATTCTGAGGACAGTTTGTAGTTACATATTATTTCTGTCTCATTCCAACACTATGTGCTCTGGGAAGGCAGCCCCCAACCACCACAACACCACATTCTGTGTTTATGCACTGCGGTGTCCCCAATACCTGGGCATTCAGTGGGTGCTCAAGGGAGAGCTATGAGATAAGTCAAAGGTCGTTTGCAACCACTGTCACTTCCGTCTGAAGCTCCCTTTAAACCGAGTCTCCTGCACAGTCATACATTAAATGACCTGCTTTGAAGTGTGTTTAGAAgctgccaggttggccaggcgcggtggctcacgcctgtaatcccagcactttgggaggccgaggcgggcggatcacgaggtcaggagatggagaccatcctggctaacacggtgaaacc from the Macaca nemestrina isolate mMacNem1 chromosome 11, mMacNem.hap1, whole genome shotgun sequence genome contains:
- the LOC105492482 gene encoding voltage-dependent calcium channel gamma-like subunit isoform X1, producing MHSKPGSSARRPLGQRQPRRSFFESFIRTLIITCVALTVVLSSVSICDGHWLLAEDRVFGLWHFCITTNLSAPMCFRDLGQAHVPGLAVGMGLVRSVGALAVVAAIFGLELLMVSQVCEDKYSRRKWVLGSILLLVSFVLSSGGLLGFVILLRNQVTLIGFTLMFWCEFTASFLFFLNAISGLHINSITHPWERPWKF
- the LOC105492482 gene encoding voltage-dependent calcium channel gamma-like subunit isoform X2, which codes for MTAIGVQARRPLGQRQPRRSFFESFIRTLIITCVALTVVLSSVSICDGHWLLAEDRVFGLWHFCITTNLSAPMCFRDLGQAHVPGLAVGMGLVRSVGALAVVAAIFGLELLMVSQVCEDKYSRRKWVLGSILLLVSFVLSSGGLLGFVILLRNQVTLIGFTLMFWCEFTASFLFFLNAISGLHINSITHPWERPWKF